Proteins from one Scleropages formosus chromosome 14, fSclFor1.1, whole genome shotgun sequence genomic window:
- the cxcr4a gene encoding C-X-C chemokine receptor type 4a, whose product MSDTHMETVVLFDYNSTEFGSGEIPISDEIYEEPCNTALSDDVKKIFLPTIYGIIFILGIVGNGLVILVMGYQKKSRTMTDKYRLHLSIADLLFVLTLPFWAVDAASSWHFGRFLCVGVHMIYTVNLYSSVLILAFISLDRYLAVVHATNSQAPRKLLAEKVIYLGVWLPAALLTVPDLVFAKVYNTGSRITCQRTYPADTRLIWAAVFYFQHILVGFVLPGLIILTCYCIIICKLSQGSKVQQKRKALKTTIILILCFFGCWLPYCVGIFVHTLDTLGVIPSSCSLVQSIEKWIFFTEALAFFHCCLNPILYAFLGVKFKKSARSAFSTSRGSSRKMLPKKRGVISSVSTESESSSFHSS is encoded by the exons ATGTCCGACACACATATGGAG ACCGTGGTGCTGTTCGATTACAACAGCACCGAGTTTGGATCTGGAGAGATCCCAATTTCGGATGAAATCTATGAAGAGCCTTGTAACACAGCTCTTAGCGATGATGTCAAGAAGATCTTCCTACCCACCATTTATGGAATAATCTTCATCCTGGGGATTGTTGGAAATGGACTTGTGATCTTGGTCATGGGCTACCAGAAGAAGTCGAGGACTATGACTGACAAATACAGGCTGCACCTCTCCATAGCAGACCTGCTCTTTGTCCTCACCTTGCCTTTCTGGGCTGTGGATGCAGCCAGCAGCTGGCATTTCGGGAGATTCCTCTGTGTGGGGGTGCACATGATCTACACGGTCAACCTCTACAGCAGCGTACTCATTCTGGCCTTCATCAGCCTGGACCGGTACCTGGCCGTGGTGCACGCCACCAACAGCCAGGCTCCCAGGAAGCTCCTGGCCGAGAAGGTCATCTACCTGGGCGTTTGGCTGCCCGCTGCCCTCCTGACCGTCCCCGACTTGGTGTTCGCCAAGGTGTACAACACCGGCTCTCGCATAACCTGCCAGCGCACCTACCCAGCTGACACCCGCCTGATCTGGGCGGCCGTGTTCTACTTCCAGCACATCCTCGTGGGTTTCGTGCTGCCGGGACTCATCATCCTCACTTGCTACTGCATCATCATCTGCAAGCTGTCCCAAGGCTCCAAGGTCCAGCAGAAGCGCAAGGCTCTGAAAACCACCATCATTCTCATCCTGTGCTTCTTCGGCTGCTGGCTGCCCTACTGCGTGGGCATCTTCGTGCACACCCTGGACACTCTGGGAGTCATCCCCAGCAGCTGCTCCCTGGTCCAGAGCATCGAAAAGTGGATCTTTTTCACCGAGGCGCTCGCCTTCTTCCACTGCTGCCTCAACCCCATCCTCTACGCCTTTCTGGGAGTTAAGTTCAAGAAGTCCGCCCGCAGCGCCTTCAGCACCAGCCGGGGGTCCAGCCGAAAGATGCTGCCCAAAAAGCGGGGCGTCATCTCCTCTGTCTCCACGGAATCCGAGTCCTCGAGCTTTCACTCCAGCTAA